The Elusimicrobiota bacterium nucleotide sequence CGAAGCAGGGCTTTTATCCGACACCTGAAATTGTCGGCGATTTAATTACCCAATACATTCAACCGACTGATAAATTATTTTACGCACTTGACCCTTGCTGTGGCGAGGGGACTGCACTTAAAAATCTTGTTAGTAAAATTGGTTCTAACGGCAAATCATACGGAATAGAAATCAATTCTGATAGAGCAAAAAAGTCCGAGCAGGCGCTTGATAAAGTGCTTAATATGGACATCAGCGACCTAAACTGCCCGAAGGGTGCTTTTTCTGTTATGCTATTAAACCCGCCTTACGACTATGACGAAAACGGGAAGCGATTAGAGTATGTTTTTCTGAAAGCGACGACAAAGTATTTACGGACTTCTGGGCTTTTGATTTACATAATCCCGCAAGACCAGATTAGTTGTGCCTCCGAGTATCTGTCGGCAAACTATAAAGACATAAAAGTTTTTCAATTTCCTGAAAAAGAATATGAAGCATTCGGGCAGGTAGTGATTTTTGGAGTGAAAAAAGATAAGGCGAGTTTTGATAATGAGACCAAGCAGAAACTAAATCATATTTGCTGGTATGATAAATCGGTTAGCGGTGAGCGGTTAGCGGTTCTTGGTTACCGAGCACCGAGCACCAAGCACCAAATACCGCTTTATGTAATACCACAGGCGCTACTCAAAGATTTTAATTTTAATTCTCTATCAGTAATAATTGAAACCGCTATTAAAGAAGCGGACACAGATGGATTATGGAAAAGCGGGGCATTCTTACAGGATTTATACGGGAATACCGACGAGAATTCTACGCTCAATCCCTTACTGCCTCTCAAAAAAGGACACCTGACGCTTTTAATTGCCTCTGGTATGTTTAATAATCAGGTGCTTGAAAAGAAAGGCAAAAAAGTAATTGTCAAGGGCAGGACATATAAAATCACGGACACATCAACCGACCCCACCGACGATACTTCAACCGAAACGGACAGATTTATCACAGAAATATCAGTCCTGAATTTGAGAACTGGCGAATTAGAGTTAGTGAATAACACAGCACCGTAAAGACGGGTAGAAAGGTAGAGAGGTAGAAAGGTAGAAAGGAAAAACCTGTCGCATAATCTCTTTTTATGTCCTTGCATAGCCAGGGGAACGAAATGGAACTGAAAGAATTTATATCCGACTGGAAAGATGTTTTGACTAAAAAAGTTGTTGAAAGTTTTACGCCGATATATCAGTTTGAACAGAAAGCGGGAAGTAATTCTGTTTTATCAAGCCTCAAACGAAAACTTTTACCATCACAGGAACACATTGCACTTGCTATCAGGCGGTATCTTTCTAAAAACAAAACCGCCTTTATAGTCGGTGAGATGGGCGTAGGCAAGACGATTTTATCAGTCGGCATTTCAGCACTTCTGAAATCCAGCGACCATTCACCGCTCACCGATAACCGCTCACCGATAACCGCTCTAATAATGTGTCCGAGCCATCTCTGTAAGAAGTGGGAGCGAGAAATAAAAAAGACGCTTGATAACTCTGCGGTATTTCAAATCACAAGCATAACTGATTTTGAGACCGCCCTATCAACTGTCAACCGTCAACTATCAACTTTCTTTATTCTGTCAAAAGAAACGGCAAAACTCTCTTACGAGTGGAAGCCATCGGCTATTTATGAGCCGAACCGCCGAGATGGTAATTGCTTCTGTCCCGACTGCGGAACACTCTTAATTGATACCGAGAATGAAATTCCCTTACGCTTTACTGACCTTTACAATAAAAAACCAAAATGTCATAAATGTGGCGGGGCATTGTGGCAGTCAACACGGCTCTTAAAAGGCAAAGGCAAAGCCAGATACTCACTGGCAAAATACATTCACGATAAATACAAAAGATTTTTTGACCTGCTTGTCATAGACGAGGCGCATCAATACAAAGCGAGTGGCTCTGCACAAGGGCAGAGTATGTCACTGCTTGTCTCATCGGCAAAAAAAGTCCTTACTCTTACAGGCACGATATTCGGTGGACGCTCAACTTCGCTCTTTTACATTCTTTATCGGCTCACTCACTCTGTCAAAGAAAAATACGAATTCAGGGCAGAGAAAGAGTGGGCAAAACGCTACGGAATAATTCAGAGAATTACAAAAGCGAAAGAGAATGAGTATTCCTCCGACGGGCATTCATCATCATCAAGAGAATACAGAACGCTTGTCAGAGAATTACCCGGAGCCAGTCCTGATATTATTAACTTTTTACTGGACAAGACCGCATTTTTCAAGTTGTCGGATTTAGGCGTATCACTGCCGAAATACACGGAAGCGGTAATTGAAAGCAAAATGGAAAAAGAACACCAGCAGGAATATGAAAAGTTAGAAAGTTTTTTATTAGATGAAATCAGGTCTGTTTTGCACCAAAGAAAAAGAGATGAAAACGAGCCGAAAAACCCTGTCAACATCGGACTTTACTTACAAATGCTTTTAACTTATCCCGACCAGCCGTTCAGGAATTATAACATAATCAATACTGACGGGCTGGAACTTTACTCTGCGAAAAAGTTTAATGAAAGCACAATTTACCCGAAAGAGCAAAAACTTATTGAACTTGTTAAAACTGAACTTTCACAAAAACGGAATGTTTGGATTTACTGCACTCATACACATAACCGAGACATCACAGACCGCTTACAGAAAATACTTTTAGCGGAAGGCATAACATCGGCGATATTAAAGCAATCCGTAAATGCACGGAAGCGTGAGGAATGGATAGCAAAGCAGGTTTCTGCTAGTGTCAGGGTAGTAATAAGCAACCCCCGATTAGTTGAAACGGGGCTTGATTTAATTGACTTTCCGACGCTTGTATTTTTTGAGACGGAATACAGCACCTACACATTAAGGCAGTCAAGCAGACGCTCCTGGCGAATTGGTCAGAAGCAACCTGTTAAGGTTTTTTATTTTTGTTATGCGGACACCATCCAGCAAAAGGCACTCTCACTGGTAGCAAAGAAAATCAAATCAGCGATGATGGTTGACGGCGATGTAATTTTTGAGGGAACGGTTGCAGAATACAAAGACGAGGGCAACTTCTTTATGGAGTTAGCGAGGGATATAATTGACGCTTCCGATGTAGACGATTTAAGCAAGATATTTAATGAAGTTGCGAACACGGAATCGCAGGGCAATGAATTTTTGCTTGACCATCAGATTGAAATTGAACCCGTGATGAAACCGATAACCGAACACCGAGCACCGCCAACCGCAGATATACCGACGGAATGTTTAATAAAAAACGAGGATTTAAGCAAGTATATCCAGCAAGAACTTTTTAGTTTTTGATGTCGCATTTTTATTGACTTTTTATGAATAAAGGGTATAATAAAACCAGTATGGAAAAGAAAAATATGATTATTAAAAGTGGACAAAAGTCCGATATTGATAAAAAGGGCTACAATGTTTTACTTAACGATATAAAAAGCATTCTTGAAAAAGCGAAATATCAGGTGTACAAAGCAGTAGATAATATAAGAGTTCAAACATACTGGCAGGTTGGCGAAAGGATTACGAGAGAAGAACTCAAATATAAAGACAGAGCAGATTATGGAGAAAGAATCGTAGAAAAATTGGCTGTTGACTTAGCAATGGAACGCAGGCTGTTATTTGAAATTATACAATTTTTTAAGGTATATCCAATTGTGCACACACTGCGTGCACAATTGAGTTGGAGTCATTATGGTTTGCTAATTCGTATTCAAGAAAAGATTGTAAGAGAATTTTACGAAGGACAAACCATACAGAATAATTGGAGCACCCGAGAATTAGAGAGACAGATAAAATCTGGTCTGTATGAACGAATGCACAAAGAAGGTAAAATAATTGTAAGTCAACCAATCGTTCCAGCCCTGCCGGAAAAAATATTCAAAGACACATATAACTTTGATTTTATGAAACTTGAAAATAATTATTCCGAAAAATCAGTTGAAGATGAACTTATCAGAAATGTTGAAGCGTTATTATTGGAATTCGGGCAGGATTTTTCACTTGCAGGTAGACAACGAAAAATTGTTATTGATAAACAGATACATTATGTTGACCTTGAATTTTATCACAGGGGCATACCATGTATAGTGCTTGTGGATATAAAAGTCGGTAAATTCAAAAGTGAGTATGTTGGTCAGATGAATAAATATTTGAATTACTATAAAGAAAAGCGGAAATATGGTTGGGAAAAAAATCCGATTGGATTGATTGTATGCGAATATAAAGGCGAAGAAGAGGTTCATTTTGCTCTTGGCGGGCTTGAAAATAAAATTTTTGTTGCTGAATACAGAAAAAAACTTCCTACTGAAAAGGAAATAAAAACCAAACTTAAAGAAATAAGAAAGATCAACTAACCATATTTAACAACTTGAAATTCCATTTTGGAATATCAAGATAGAGCGGTGTTCCCCGATGTTCATCTGGGGATGTCGCTTTTTTTATTGTCAAATCTTTGTATGTATAAGGAAGGAAGCCGTAAGTCCTGAACCCGATTGTAGCCCCCGAATTTATTCGGGAGTGAGCGAAGCGAAAAAGGGCAGGCAGGCGAGGAGTAAAAACAAATGACGCTTAAAGATGTTTTACTTCAAGTGGTAAAAATAGCAAAAGAAATCCAGTCTGAGACTGGCTTTATGTTTTCAAGTGAAGCCGTTGTCTCTCTGGCACAGACCGT carries:
- a CDS encoding DUF6094 domain-containing protein: MARLESVAKQGFYPTPEIVGDLITQYIQPTDKLFYALDPCCGEGTALKNLVSKIGSNGKSYGIEINSDRAKKSEQALDKVLNMDISDLNCPKGAFSVMLLNPPYDYDENGKRLEYVFLKATTKYLRTSGLLIYIIPQDQISCASEYLSANYKDIKVFQFPEKEYEAFGQVVIFGVKKDKASFDNETKQKLNHICWYDKSVSGERLAVLGYRAPSTKHQIPLYVIPQALLKDFNFNSLSVIIETAIKEADTDGLWKSGAFLQDLYGNTDENSTLNPLLPLKKGHLTLLIASGMFNNQVLEKKGKKVIVKGRTYKITDTSTDPTDDTSTETDRFITEISVLNLRTGELELVNNTAP
- a CDS encoding SNF2-related protein, which translates into the protein MELKEFISDWKDVLTKKVVESFTPIYQFEQKAGSNSVLSSLKRKLLPSQEHIALAIRRYLSKNKTAFIVGEMGVGKTILSVGISALLKSSDHSPLTDNRSPITALIMCPSHLCKKWEREIKKTLDNSAVFQITSITDFETALSTVNRQLSTFFILSKETAKLSYEWKPSAIYEPNRRDGNCFCPDCGTLLIDTENEIPLRFTDLYNKKPKCHKCGGALWQSTRLLKGKGKARYSLAKYIHDKYKRFFDLLVIDEAHQYKASGSAQGQSMSLLVSSAKKVLTLTGTIFGGRSTSLFYILYRLTHSVKEKYEFRAEKEWAKRYGIIQRITKAKENEYSSDGHSSSSREYRTLVRELPGASPDIINFLLDKTAFFKLSDLGVSLPKYTEAVIESKMEKEHQQEYEKLESFLLDEIRSVLHQRKRDENEPKNPVNIGLYLQMLLTYPDQPFRNYNIINTDGLELYSAKKFNESTIYPKEQKLIELVKTELSQKRNVWIYCTHTHNRDITDRLQKILLAEGITSAILKQSVNARKREEWIAKQVSASVRVVISNPRLVETGLDLIDFPTLVFFETEYSTYTLRQSSRRSWRIGQKQPVKVFYFCYADTIQQKALSLVAKKIKSAMMVDGDVIFEGTVAEYKDEGNFFMELARDIIDASDVDDLSKIFNEVANTESQGNEFLLDHQIEIEPVMKPITEHRAPPTADIPTECLIKNEDLSKYIQQELFSF
- a CDS encoding PDDEXK nuclease domain-containing protein encodes the protein MNKGYNKTSMEKKNMIIKSGQKSDIDKKGYNVLLNDIKSILEKAKYQVYKAVDNIRVQTYWQVGERITREELKYKDRADYGERIVEKLAVDLAMERRLLFEIIQFFKVYPIVHTLRAQLSWSHYGLLIRIQEKIVREFYEGQTIQNNWSTRELERQIKSGLYERMHKEGKIIVSQPIVPALPEKIFKDTYNFDFMKLENNYSEKSVEDELIRNVEALLLEFGQDFSLAGRQRKIVIDKQIHYVDLEFYHRGIPCIVLVDIKVGKFKSEYVGQMNKYLNYYKEKRKYGWEKNPIGLIVCEYKGEEEVHFALGGLENKIFVAEYRKKLPTEKEIKTKLKEIRKIN